The following are from one region of the Vitis riparia cultivar Riparia Gloire de Montpellier isolate 1030 chromosome 9, EGFV_Vit.rip_1.0, whole genome shotgun sequence genome:
- the LOC117922264 gene encoding subtilisin-like protease SBT1.5 produces the protein MAISPLLFLSLFFFSFLPFLPFYSASASALHKTYIVFVQHDAKPSVFPTHKHWYDSSLRSLSSTIQTTSHSDTSRILHTYETVFHGFSAKLSPLEADQLQKVSGIVGVIPEQVRELQTTRSPQFLGLKTTDRAGLLKESDFGSDLVIGVIDTGIWPERQSFNDRNLGPVPAKWKGECVGGKDFPASSCNRKLIGARFFCGGYEATNGKMNETLEYRSPRDSDGHGTHTASIAAGRYVFPASTLGYARGVAAGMAPKARLAAYKVCWNAGCYDSDILAAFDAAVADGADVVSLSVGGVVVPYYLDSIAIGAFGASDHGVFVSASAGNGGPGGLTVTNVAPWVTTVGAGTMDRDFPANVKLGNGKLIPGVSVYGGPVLAPGRLYPLIYAGSVGGDGYSSSLCLEGSLDPSFVRGKIVLCDRGINSRATKGEVVRKAGGIGMILANGVFDGEGLVADCHVLPATAIGASGGDEIRKYITVASKSKSPPTATIIFRGTRLGVRPAPVVASFSARGPNPESPEILKPDVIAPGLNILAAWPDRVGPSGIPSDKRRTEFNILSGTSMACPHISGLAALLKAAHPEWSPAAIRSALMTTAYTEDNRGETMLDEATGNTSTVMDFGAGHVHPQKAMDPGLIYDLTSNDYIDFLCNSNYTVTNIQMITRKMADCSKARKAGHVGNLNYPSMSAVFQQYGKHKFSTHFIRTVTNVGDPNSVYQVTVKPPTGTLVTVQPEKLVFRRLGQKLNFLVRVEAMAVKLSPGSTSIKSGSIVWADGKHTVTSPIVVTLQEPL, from the coding sequence ATGGCCATCTCTCCACTTCTCTTTCTCTCcttattcttcttctcatttctcCCATTCCTTCCTTTCTATTCAGCTTCAGCCTCAGCTCTTCATAAGACTTACATTGTCTTCGTCCAACACGACGCCAAGCCCTCTGTTTTCCCAACCCACAAGCACTGGTACGACTCGTCCCTCAGATCCCTATCCTCCACCATTCAAACCACGTCTCATTCCGACACTAGTAGGATTCTCCACACCTACGAGACTGTGTTTCATGGGTTTTCTGCAAAGCTATCTCCTTTGGAGGCTGACCAGCTCCAAAAGGTGTCTGGTATTGTTGGGGTTATTCCTGAGCAGGTCAGGGAATTGCAGACCACTAGGTCTCCTCAGTTTCTGGGGTTGAAGACGACGGATAGAGCTGGGTTGTTGAAGGAGTCTGATTTTGGGTCCGATCTGGTGATCGGAGTTATTGATACTGGGATCTGGCCGGAGAGGCAGAGTTTCAATGACAGAAATTTGGGTCCAGTTCCGGCGAAGTGGAAGGGGGAGTGTGTGGGTGGGAAGGATTTTCCGGCTAGTTCGTGTAACCGGAAGTTGATCGGAGCGAGGTTCTTTTGTGGTGGGTACGAGGCTACAAATGGGAAGATGAACGAAACGTTGGAGTACCGTTCGCCGCGGGACTCCGACGGGCACGGTACCCACACTGCGTCGATCGCCGCCGGGAGGTACGTGTTTCCGGCCTCCACTCTCGGCTACGCTCGTGGCGTCGCGGCGGGGATGGCTCCCAAAGCCCGCCTCGCCGCTTACAAGGTTTGCTGGAATGCTGGCTGCTACGATTCCGACATTCTCGCTGCGTTCGACGCCGCCGTCGCCGACGGAGCCGACGTCGTGTCCCTCAGCGTTGGTGGCGTCGTAGTCCCCTACTACCTCGATTCTATCGCCATCGGCGCGTTCGGAGCTTCCGACCACGGAGTGTTCGTTTCCGCCTCCGCCGGCAATGGAGGCCCCGGCGGCCTCACCGTCACTAATGTCGCACCCTGGGTCACAACCGTCGGCGCCGGAACAATGGATCGTGATTTCCCCGCCAACGTAAAGCTCGGAAACGGAAAGTTGATTCCGGGTGTAAGCGTCTATGGCGGACCTGTGTTGGCCCCTGGGCGGCTCTATCCTCTGATATACGCTGGAAGTGTAGGTGGCGATGGATACTCATCATCACTCTGCTTGGAAGGATCCTTAGATCCCAGTTTCGTAAGAGGAAAAATCGTATTATGTGACAGAGGAATCAATTCAAGAGCTACCAAAGGTGAAGTTGTGAGAAAAGCTGGTGGAATTGGAATGATACTCGCTAATGGTGTGTTTGACGGCGAAGGCCTGGTGGCTGACTGCCATGTCTTGCCGGCCACAGCCATCGGAGCATCCGGAGGTGACGAGATTCGGAAGTACATCACAGTGGCTTCCAAATCCAAGTCACCGCCCACCGCCACCATAATTTTTCGGGGAACCAGGCTAGGGGTCCGTCCAGCCCCTGTCGTGGCCTCATTCTCCGCCCGTGGCCCCAATCCAGAGTCACCGGAGATACTCAAGCCCGATGTCATTGCTCCAGGGCTGAACATCCTCGCAGCCTGGCCCGACCGAGTTGGCCCATCTGGGATTCCGTCAGACAAGCGCAGAACAGAGTTTAACATACTCTCTGGTACATCAATGGCGTGCCCACATATATCTGGTCTAGCTGCATTGCTGAAGGCTGCCCACCCAGAATGGAGCCCGGCAGCAATTCGATCAGCCTTGATGACAACCGCATACACAGAAGATAACCGGGGCGAGACAATGTTGGATGAAGCCACAGGGAATACCTCAACTGTAATGGATTTTGGAGCAGGCCATGTTCATCCTCAAAAGGCCATGGACCCTGGCCTCATCTATGACTTAACCTCCAATGATTACATCGACTTCCTCTGTAACTCAAATTACACTGTCACCAACATTCAGATGATCACCAGGAAGATGGCGGATTGCAGCAAGGCAAGGAAGGCCGGCCATGTTGGGAACTTGAATTATCCATCCATGTCTGCTGTTTTCCAGCAATATGGAAAGCACAAGTTCTCGACTCATTTCATACGAACCGTGACCAATGTTGGGGACCCCAATTCAGTATACCAAGTGACAGTGAAGCCCCCCACTGGAACACTGGTGACTGTACAGCCGGAGAAGCTTGTGTTCAGGAGGTTGGGGCAGAAGCTGAACTTCCTGGTGAGGGTGGAAGCCATGGCAGTTAAGCTCTCACCAGGAAGCACTAGTATAAAGAGTGGCTCTATAGTATGGGCAGATGGGAAGCACACTGTCACTAGTCCCATAGTTGTGACACTGCAGGAACCTCTGtag